A window of Bacillus toyonensis BCT-7112 genomic DNA:
GAAACAAATTGAACTACGTACAGAAGATTTAGTAGAACAAAAAAATGAGCTCTATCATAACCAACAAATGTTTAAATCTTTATACGAGCACCATCCAGATCCAATCTTCACATTAGATTTGTACGGCAATTTTCTTAAAGTTAATAACGCTGGTACTACTTTACTAGGGTATCAAACGAATGAATTATTAAATCAACCTTACTACTCACTCATATACGAAGAAGATTTAGAAGAAATTATTAACGCCTTTCATCGCGTAAAAAAGGGGAATTCTATCTCTTTAGAAATACGAGCGTATCACAAAAACAGAGATATTTACTACTTGCATGTTACAGCTGTTCCCATCTTTTTAAAGGATCATATTTCAGGGGTCTACTTAATGATTAAAGATATTACGGAAAGCAAACAACAACAAGAACAAATTAACTTCCTAGCATATCATGATACTTTAACTGAACTTGCAAATCGCCGTGCATTTCATCAATATTTAGAAAAGGCGATTGCACGAGCAAAAATATCGAAAAGCTCCTTTGCTGTTATGTTTCTCGATTTAGACCGCTTTAAGGTTATTAATGATACTCTCGGGCATCGGGTGGGAGACCTCCTATTAATTGCAGTAGCCAAAAGGCTTGAACGATTATCAACACAGCATATGAAACTTGCTCGACTAGCTGGAGATGAGTTCACAATCCTCATCGAAAATTATAAAAAAAGGACAGATGTAAAAAAAATAGCTGATATGATTGTAGCGGCCATGAACAAACCATTCGAAATCGAAAATCAGCATTTACGAATCTCACCGAGTATCGGGATTGCAATATACCCTGAAGCGGGCGAAGACCCACTTTCTATTTTACAACATGCCGATATGGCCATGTACGAAGCAAAAAATAAAGGAAAAAATCGTAGCTCTCTTTATACGAAAGAACTATATAAGAAAATAGAACGAAAAGCTCGAATCGAAAAGGATTTGCCACTCGCTTTAGTAAACAAGGAATTTTATCTCGTCTATCAGCCACAAATTGATACGACAACAAATAAAATTATCGGCGCTGAAGCATTAATACGTTGGAAACATCCACTATTAGGTGACATTTCACCATGTGAGTTCATTCCAATTGTAGAAGAAACGCCACAAGTCGTTCCACTTGGACATTGGGTATTAAAAGAAGCCTGTCTCCAATTAAAAATATGGCATACCTTTGGCTATCAAAATTTAAAAATAAGCGTTAATTTATCAGCAAAAGAGTTCCAACAAAATCAATTAATCGAAAACATTTCACAAATATTAAACGACGTGCAGGTCGATCCAAAACATGTCACACTTGAGTTAACAGAACGAATTGCGATGATTAATGAAAAAGAAACACTATCGAGACTGAAGCAATTAAAAGAATATGGCATTCAAACGGCCATTGATGACTTCGGTACTGGCTATTCTTCTCTCGCTTATTTATCAATTTTCCCTATCGATACATTAAAGGTACCAAGAGAATTTACACAACTAGCCGATCATCGCCCTGAAGAAAGAGCCATCTTTTCCACTATCCTTTCTCTTGCAAATACTTTAAATCTCTCTGTCATTGCTGAAGGAATTGAAACGGAAAAACAACTTAAGTTTCTACAAAAAAACAACTGTAAATATATGCAAGGTTACTATTTCAGTAAACCTTTAACAAGTAAACAGTTTATAAAATTTCTACAAAAAACACCCAGTATGAACAATTAATTCACACTGGGTGTTTTTATCCTGCTATTTGCGAGAGTGAAAGTTCGTTATCATTTTGGGATGAATAAAGCCCCAATGACAACAGTTTCACTTTATATTGTTGGGGTTTTTTTCTCGTAATATTCTTCTGCAACCTCTTCGTAAAAAGCTGAAGCTGTCGTATAGAAATATGGAATTAACCAGAGGAATCCAATCCCTAATGTAATACAACTTAATATAAACCAACCAATAAAACTTAAACATAAAATGAAATACTCCATTTTATGCCCATCCATCATACGACGGCTTTCTGTAATGGCTTGATTCAATGAATACTCGGGATGATCGTTTATAATAAAATACGTCATCGCATAAGAAAATGATTTAATAATGCCTGGAATAATGAAAAGTAAAGTCCATAAAAGAAGATAAAGATTCACTAATAAATATACTAAAAATGATTTTAAAAATCTTTTCCCCTCTGTAAACCAAACAAATACATTGCCGATACTAGCTTGTTTTTCACGAATGATATTTAAAGCCAGATAATACCCCCCTAAAGTTAACGGTCCGGTAACAAAAAGTGTAAGAATATCTATCGAAAATGAACCAGTTGTATCTTGCCAACCGAAAGTTGAAGAAAATCCCCACTTAACACTAAAACTAAACATCGTGATAAGAATTGAAATTAATAATGTTGCCCCAACAGCTAAGCCCCATTTTCCTTCTAGAGAGTCTAACGCTTCTCCTTTTAAATCACTAATCATAATTAGCCTCCTATACGTAACAATTCTATTAGTATAGCATGTTCTTACCGCAATTCATCTTTTGAAATATAGCGATAAAAATGAGATGTCGTTGTACCCATATACGGACTAAGCCAAAGAAAACCTATTCCAAATGTCAAAATCGCTAAAATAACCCACCCTATAAAACTAAGCCATAAAAGAAACAAATCTAACTTATGTCCCTTCATAAGACCCTTACTTTCTTTCATTGCTTGTGACACACTATATTCTGGATTTCCAATCATTACATAGTACGTCATTGCATAAGAAAAATACATCACAATCATGCCAACGATTGAAATAGCTAATAGTACGAAGAAAGCAATTGCAAATGACGTATTCCCTTCTTCACCTAACAATGCAAATAAGCCTATTAACAACATCGGAATCCATGTACCTGTATATAACAAAATCGCAAGCATTGCCCACATTGTTTTCATCATTCTTTTAAAACCACGAAATCCTTCGAATAAGTAATCTACTTTAGCACCTTCTCGTTTACTAATCTGTAGACATACATTCGTATAACCGTATGATGTAATACCATACGATGCGTTACTCAAAATTATCATGATACAATAAAATACCCCAAATGTAATAGCTGCTCCAATTGATATTGTTTCCCCTTCAATTGAACCAGCGAAGCTAACAATTAAAAAAAATAGAATAAGTCCTGGAATTAAAAGTATAAGCATTGCAGCCATTGAAACAACATAACTTAAAATAAAATATAAAATCGTTGATCCAACACCTAGTCCCCAATTCCCCTTTAAAGAGTGCAACGCTTCTCGTTTCATTTCACCGATCATTGATTCATCCCCTTTATGAAATATAAATTGTTGTACATTCTCTACTTATACAACCATCAATGCAATTATACCATTTTTGTAAAATTACCCATAAAATACAATAAAAAAAATCCGTAAAGGTTTTACCTTTACGGATTTTTTTATTTCATATCGGAAACGTTTAAACGGTTCACAGCACGTTGTAATGCCATTTCTGCACGTTTAAAGTCAACATGTGCTTGTTTGTCTTGCATACGTTGCTCAGCGCGACGCTTCGCTTCATTTGCACGATGGATATCGATATGGTTTGCTTCTTCAGCAGATGATGATAATACAGTTACTTTATCTGGACGAACTTCGATAAAGCCACCGCTAACTGCTACATAATCAGTGTGTCCACCATTTTTCAGACGAACTGCACTAATTTTTAATGGTGCAACAGTTGGAATGTGACCTGGTAAGATCCCCATTTCCCCACTCTCTGCTTTTACACTTACCATCTCTACTTCTTTTTCGTAAACCGGTCCATCAGGAGTTACAATACTGACTGGAAATGTCTTCATACTTCGTCCCCCCTAAGGCCTTACGCCATCATTTTCTTCGCGTTTTCAATAACTTCTTCAATGCCACCAACAAGGCGGAATGCATCTTCTGGAAGGTCATCATATTTTCCTTCTAGAATTTCTTTGAAACCACTAACTGTATTTTTTACAGGTACATAAGAACCTTTTTGACCTGTAAACTGCTCAGCTACGTGGAAGTTTTGAGATAAGAAGAATTGAATACGACGAGCACGATGTACAACTAACTTATCTTCTTCAGATAACTCATCCATACCTAAGATAGCGATGATGTCTTGAAGCTCTTTATAACGTTGTAAAGTTTGCTGTACTTGACGAGCTACCTCATAATGCTCTTCTCCTACGATTTCTGGAGAAAGTGCACGAGATGTAGATGCTAATGGATCTACGGCTGGGTAAATACCCATTTGCGTTAAACGACGCTCTAAGTTTGTTGTTGCATCTAAGTGAGCGAACGTTGTAGCTGGTGCTGGGTCAGTATAGTCATCGGCTGGTACATATACCGCTTGGATAGACGTGATAGACCCTTTATTTGTAGATGTAATACGCTCTTGTAATTGACCCATTTCTGTTGCAAGTGTTGGTTGGTAACCTACCGCAGATGGCATACGACCAAGAAGGGCAGATACTTCAGAACCCGCTTGCGTGAAACGGAAGATGTTATCGATGAACAATAGTACGTCTTGTCCTTGCTCATCACGGAAATGCTCAGCCATTGTTAAACCTGTTAATGCAACACGTTGACGTGCTCCAGGTGGCTCGTTCATTTGTCCGAATACCATCGCAGTTTTCTTGATTACGCCAGAATCACTCATTTCGTGGTATAAGTCATTACCCTCACGAGTACGCTCACCTACACCAGCGAATACAGAGATACCACCGTGCTCTTGTGCGATGTTGTTAATTAATTCCTGAATTAATACTGTTTTACCTACGCCGGCACCACCGAATAGACCGATTTTACCACCCTTAATGTAAGGAGCAAGTAAGTCTACTACTTTAATACCAGTTTCAAGAATTTCTACTTTAGTAGATAACTCTTCGAATGCAGGTGCTTGACGGTGAATTGGATCACGGTGTACATCCGCAGGAAGTTCACCATCTAAGTCAATTGCATCACCTAATACGTTAAATACACGACCAAGTGTTGCATCACCAACTGGTACAGAGATTGCTTTACCAGTATCTTCTACTTCTGTGCCACGAACAAGTCCATCTGTGGAAGACATTGCAACTGTACGAACTGTGTCATCACCTAAATGAAGTGCAACTTCAAATGTTAAGTTAATGTTTGCTCCGTTTTCGTTGCTTTGTTTTACCGTAAGGGCGTTGTAGATTTCTGGTAGCTTTCCGCCATCAAACTTAACGTCTACAACCGGACCCATGATTTGCGTAACGCGCCCTTTATTCATCGGGTTCCCTCCTAGCTTTCTTTTAATTAGCCAGCTTTCTAAGAGAAGTCGGCTTTTAATTTTTTATTAGTTTATAGCTTATGCGACTCTTTTGACAGAGCCGCTTCCACTTTTTATTGAATCTAGTTCCAGCGGCTAGAACAGTCGGTCATTTCGCGCCTTCCTGTGAGGCAAATTACGCCTCTTCGTCAGGAGCTCCAATGCCCTCCTGTTCTGGACGAGCCGCTTCCACTTTTTATTACTATTCTAACGCTGCTGCTCCACCAACGATTTCCGTAATTTCTTGCGTAATCGCTGCTTGACGTGCACGGTTGAATGAAAGTGTAAGTGAATCGATAACTTCCATTGCGTTGTCTGTAGCACTCTTCATTGCTGTCATACGCGCCGCGTGCTCACTTGCTTTACCGTCTAGTAATGCACCGTACACTAAGCTTTCTGCGTATTGTGGCAATAATACTTTTAATATTTCTTCTTCAGAAGGTTCGAATTCATAAGCTGTCGTCGGTTTGTCAGACGCCACATCAGTAAGCGGTAAAATTTTATTTTCCGTTACTTCTTGTGAAATTTTACTTACGTAATGGTTGTAGTAAATATACAGCTCATCATAAGCACCATCTGCGAACATCGCAATTGCTCGAGAAGCAAGATCTTTAATATCAGTAAATGATGGGTGGTCAGATAATCCAACTACTTCATCAATGATGTTAAATCCGCGACGTTTTAAATAATCACGTCCTAGTCGGCCAAGCACAATAATTGAATATTGGTTTGAATCCATATTATGACGTTCACGAATCACGTTACTAACTGTACGTAATACGTTACTGTTATAACCACCTGCTAGTCCGCGATCAGATGTAATAACGATGTATCCTGTACGCTTTACAGGACGCGCATTTAGCATTGGATGATTAATTCCTTTACTTCCTTGCGCAATGCTCGCTACTACTTCTTGAATCTTTTCCATATACGGAACGAAAGATTTAGCATTTTGCTCTGCACGGTTTAACTTAGATGCAGATACCATCTCCATCGCTTTCGTAATTTGACTCGTTTTCTTTGTCGAGGTAATCTTCGCTTTTATATCGCGTAAAGATGCCACAGGTTTTCACCACCTTTTTTCCGGAAGTTGGCACGATTAGTAAGAATCCTCTTCCTAATCTACGTTGCAAGATATTCTTGCTCATGATTGAAGGAAAAGAATAGGTGCACCTACTCTTTTCCTCTACATAACCGTCAGCAATCTCAGAACCTGAGATGCCTTTTATATATACTATCTAGCTCCAGCGGCTTGAATGCTCGGTGGCTTCACTTCACATTCAAATCGAGCCGCTTCCGCTTTTATTAATTACTCAGAAGCTACGAATACTTTTTTAAATCCGTTAATTGCTGCTGCAAATTTGTCGTCATCCGCAAGTTTCTTAGTTGTGCGGATTTCGCTTAATAAGTCAGCTGCATTTGAATCTAACCAAGCATGGAATTCTTCTTCGAAACGAGTGATATCGACTACTGGGATATCATCTAGGAATCCACGTGTTAAAGCGTAAAGAATGATAACTTGTTTCTCTACACGTAACGGTTTGTGTAATCCTTGTTTTAATACCTCAACTGTACGAGCACCACGGTTTAGTTTCGCTTGTGTTGCTTTATCAAGGTCAGAACCGAACTGAGCGAACGCTTCTAACTCACGGTAAGATGCAAGGTCAAGACGAAGTGTACCTGATACTTTACTCATTGCTTTAATCTGAGCAGATCCACCTACACGTGATACAGAAGTACCCGCATCGATCGCTGGACGTACGCCAGAGAAGAATAGGTCAGATTGTAAGAAGATTTGTCCATCCGTAATCGAGATTACGTTTGTTGGGATGTAAGCTGATACGTCCCCTGCTTGTGTTTCGATGAAAGGTAGTGCAGTTAAAGAACCGCCGCCTCTTGCATCACTTAATTTTGCTGCACGCTCTAATAAGCGAGAATGTAAGTAGAATACATCCCCTGGATATGCTTCACGACCTGGAGGACGACGTAATAGTAATGAAAGCTCACGGTAAGCCGCTGCTTGTTTTGATAAGTCATCATATACTACTAATACGTGTTTACCATTGTACATGAACTCTTCACCCATTGTTACACCAGCGTAAGGAGCTAAGTATAATAATGGAGCTGGTTGAGAAGCTGATGCAGTTACAACGATTGTGTAATCTAATGCACCGTGCTTACGTAGTGTTTCTACTACGTTACGTACAGTTGATTCTTTTTGTCCGATAGCTACATAGATACAAATCATATCTTCATCTTTTTGATTAATGATTGTATCAAGTGCAACTGCTGTTTTACCTGTTTGACGGTCACCGATGATTAACTCACGTTGACCACGGCCAATTGGTACAAGAGCATCGATCGCTTTAATACCTGTTTGAAGTGGCTCATGAACAGATTTACGATCCATTACACCTGGTGCTGGACTTTCGATTGGACGAGTGTTTGTTGTATTGATTGGGCCTAAACCATCAACTGGTTGACCTAATGGGTTTACAACACGACCGATTAGTTCTTTCCCTACTGGTACTTGCATGATGCGACCAGTACGACGAACTTCGTCACCTTCACGGATTTCTGTGTAAGGTCCTAAAATAATGATACCTACATTGTTTTCTTCTAAGTTTTGTGCTAGCCCCATAACGCCGTTAGAGAACTCTACAAGTTCACCAGCCATAACGTTATCAAGACCATGAGCACGCGCGATACCGTCACCAACTTGGATAACTGTACCAACATCACTAACTTCGATTTCAGACTGATAGTTCTCGATTTGTTGCTTTATCAGTGCGCTAATTTCTTCAGCTCTGATGCTCATGTGCTTCACCCCTATCTATTCTTCATTAATTCACGTTGAATACGTGCTAATTTTCCTTGTAAACTTCCATCATAAATGCGATTTCCAATACGTACTTTAATGCCGCCTAGTAAATCTTCATCTACAACATTTTTTACGCGA
This region includes:
- a CDS encoding DUF975 family protein; protein product: MIGEMKREALHSLKGNWGLGVGSTILYFILSYVVSMAAMLILLIPGLILFFLIVSFAGSIEGETISIGAAITFGVFYCIMIILSNASYGITSYGYTNVCLQISKREGAKVDYLFEGFRGFKRMMKTMWAMLAILLYTGTWIPMLLIGLFALLGEEGNTSFAIAFFVLLAISIVGMIVMYFSYAMTYYVMIGNPEYSVSQAMKESKGLMKGHKLDLFLLWLSFIGWVILAILTFGIGFLWLSPYMGTTTSHFYRYISKDELR
- the atpA gene encoding F0F1 ATP synthase subunit alpha, with the protein product MSIRAEEISALIKQQIENYQSEIEVSDVGTVIQVGDGIARAHGLDNVMAGELVEFSNGVMGLAQNLEENNVGIIILGPYTEIREGDEVRRTGRIMQVPVGKELIGRVVNPLGQPVDGLGPINTTNTRPIESPAPGVMDRKSVHEPLQTGIKAIDALVPIGRGQRELIIGDRQTGKTAVALDTIINQKDEDMICIYVAIGQKESTVRNVVETLRKHGALDYTIVVTASASQPAPLLYLAPYAGVTMGEEFMYNGKHVLVVYDDLSKQAAAYRELSLLLRRPPGREAYPGDVFYLHSRLLERAAKLSDARGGGSLTALPFIETQAGDVSAYIPTNVISITDGQIFLQSDLFFSGVRPAIDAGTSVSRVGGSAQIKAMSKVSGTLRLDLASYRELEAFAQFGSDLDKATQAKLNRGARTVEVLKQGLHKPLRVEKQVIILYALTRGFLDDIPVVDITRFEEEFHAWLDSNAADLLSEIRTTKKLADDDKFAAAINGFKKVFVASE
- a CDS encoding DUF975 family protein; amino-acid sequence: MISDLKGEALDSLEGKWGLAVGATLLISILITMFSFSVKWGFSSTFGWQDTTGSFSIDILTLFVTGPLTLGGYYLALNIIREKQASIGNVFVWFTEGKRFLKSFLVYLLVNLYLLLWTLLFIIPGIIKSFSYAMTYFIINDHPEYSLNQAITESRRMMDGHKMEYFILCLSFIGWFILSCITLGIGFLWLIPYFYTTASAFYEEVAEEYYEKKTPTI
- the atpD gene encoding F0F1 ATP synthase subunit beta, whose amino-acid sequence is MNKGRVTQIMGPVVDVKFDGGKLPEIYNALTVKQSNENGANINLTFEVALHLGDDTVRTVAMSSTDGLVRGTEVEDTGKAISVPVGDATLGRVFNVLGDAIDLDGELPADVHRDPIHRQAPAFEELSTKVEILETGIKVVDLLAPYIKGGKIGLFGGAGVGKTVLIQELINNIAQEHGGISVFAGVGERTREGNDLYHEMSDSGVIKKTAMVFGQMNEPPGARQRVALTGLTMAEHFRDEQGQDVLLFIDNIFRFTQAGSEVSALLGRMPSAVGYQPTLATEMGQLQERITSTNKGSITSIQAVYVPADDYTDPAPATTFAHLDATTNLERRLTQMGIYPAVDPLASTSRALSPEIVGEEHYEVARQVQQTLQRYKELQDIIAILGMDELSEEDKLVVHRARRIQFFLSQNFHVAEQFTGQKGSYVPVKNTVSGFKEILEGKYDDLPEDAFRLVGGIEEVIENAKKMMA
- the atpC gene encoding F0F1 ATP synthase subunit epsilon, producing MKTFPVSIVTPDGPVYEKEVEMVSVKAESGEMGILPGHIPTVAPLKISAVRLKNGGHTDYVAVSGGFIEVRPDKVTVLSSSAEEANHIDIHRANEAKRRAEQRMQDKQAHVDFKRAEMALQRAVNRLNVSDMK
- the atpG gene encoding F0F1 ATP synthase subunit gamma, whose translation is MASLRDIKAKITSTKKTSQITKAMEMVSASKLNRAEQNAKSFVPYMEKIQEVVASIAQGSKGINHPMLNARPVKRTGYIVITSDRGLAGGYNSNVLRTVSNVIRERHNMDSNQYSIIVLGRLGRDYLKRRGFNIIDEVVGLSDHPSFTDIKDLASRAIAMFADGAYDELYIYYNHYVSKISQEVTENKILPLTDVASDKPTTAYEFEPSEEEILKVLLPQYAESLVYGALLDGKASEHAARMTAMKSATDNAMEVIDSLTLSFNRARQAAITQEITEIVGGAAALE
- a CDS encoding putative bifunctional diguanylate cyclase/phosphodiesterase, with product MKKQTHVSILIIILLFSIAIHYVAMLFLYEYSFPFQILIGMSTLLIDIIACSYIFYFTNTKQGLSRLFWIILSVGALSYFIGDIVVSYQRLILKDYYTFVDPSDFFYLLFLISFALAFLYEIIYNRDLLEKLFMICDICIIVTAQFTLSYYLLIEQTIHVFTTSYIDIFVQLTYPMADLLFLLIGINLLFRPLSLLPKQVGALLGSALILYATTDAIYAYIKYFTPAYSMFTVTPFYQVVLVLAAIACILHTKEPEKQEQVLLTPKFGESIRLSLPYISVVMLIIFILAEYVFAPIVVIGLIITFTFVLIRHSLVRKQNKILLLAQMQFNLELEKQIELRTEDLVEQKNELYHNQQMFKSLYEHHPDPIFTLDLYGNFLKVNNAGTTLLGYQTNELLNQPYYSLIYEEDLEEIINAFHRVKKGNSISLEIRAYHKNRDIYYLHVTAVPIFLKDHISGVYLMIKDITESKQQQEQINFLAYHDTLTELANRRAFHQYLEKAIARAKISKSSFAVMFLDLDRFKVINDTLGHRVGDLLLIAVAKRLERLSTQHMKLARLAGDEFTILIENYKKRTDVKKIADMIVAAMNKPFEIENQHLRISPSIGIAIYPEAGEDPLSILQHADMAMYEAKNKGKNRSSLYTKELYKKIERKARIEKDLPLALVNKEFYLVYQPQIDTTTNKIIGAEALIRWKHPLLGDISPCEFIPIVEETPQVVPLGHWVLKEACLQLKIWHTFGYQNLKISVNLSAKEFQQNQLIENISQILNDVQVDPKHVTLELTERIAMINEKETLSRLKQLKEYGIQTAIDDFGTGYSSLAYLSIFPIDTLKVPREFTQLADHRPEERAIFSTILSLANTLNLSVIAEGIETEKQLKFLQKNNCKYMQGYYFSKPLTSKQFIKFLQKTPSMNN